The following coding sequences are from one [Chlorobium] sp. 445 window:
- a CDS encoding succinate dehydrogenase flavoprotein subunit produces the protein MSVFNHDIVIVGAGLAGLRAAVEAAEYCDVAVISKLHPLRSHSGAAQGGICAALGNEEEDYPLWHAFDTVKGSDYLGDQDAIEVMCNDAPRAIIEMEHFGVPFSRTKEGKIAQRPFGGHTRNFGEAPVRRACYAADRTGHVCLHTLYEQCIKRKVRFYNEFQVMDLCETDGVICGVVTYNIRTGDIDLFNSKAVMFATGGFGRAYKTTSNAHANTGDGLAIAMQHGIPLEDMEFVQFHPTGLYRLGILVTEGARGEGGVLRNAAGERFMERYAPTVKDLAPRDMISRSMYLEVREGRGVGKNKDYINLDLTHLTLKQIETKLPEISTFAKIYLGVDPSKTPIPVQPTCHYAMGGIPTNIDGKVVYNDKNDVKVGFWAAGEVACVSVHGANRLGTNSLLDLIVFGRRAGKDMVKFVQETKGKMPLQKNADKKVREKLDAILSRTQGESIGKVREDLQQMMMDKVGVFRTEELLAEACRDIKALRKRAKNVVVQDKGKEFNTDLLDAVELEFMIEYSATIVEGAYHRKESRGAHAREDYPKRDDANWLKHTLCLVHEDGQTELSFKPVNMALAERDWEYRDKFVPKERKY, from the coding sequence ATGTCAGTGTTTAATCATGATATTGTCATTGTCGGTGCAGGTTTAGCTGGATTGCGTGCTGCGGTAGAGGCTGCAGAGTATTGCGATGTAGCAGTGATTTCAAAATTGCATCCGCTGCGCTCGCACTCGGGGGCAGCACAGGGCGGAATTTGTGCGGCATTAGGCAACGAAGAAGAAGATTATCCGTTGTGGCATGCTTTTGATACCGTTAAAGGCTCAGATTATCTAGGCGACCAAGATGCAATTGAAGTCATGTGCAACGACGCACCACGCGCAATCATTGAAATGGAGCATTTTGGTGTGCCGTTCTCACGCACCAAAGAAGGTAAAATTGCACAGCGCCCGTTTGGTGGACACACGCGCAATTTCGGTGAAGCGCCTGTCCGACGTGCTTGCTATGCTGCTGACCGCACAGGACATGTCTGTCTGCATACACTCTACGAGCAATGCATCAAACGCAAGGTACGCTTCTACAATGAGTTTCAAGTGATGGACCTTTGCGAAACGGATGGTGTTATCTGCGGCGTGGTTACCTACAACATTCGCACGGGTGATATTGACCTGTTCAATTCCAAAGCTGTCATGTTTGCCACGGGTGGATTTGGCAGAGCATACAAAACCACATCTAATGCACATGCAAATACTGGTGATGGTCTTGCAATTGCAATGCAGCACGGCATTCCGCTGGAAGATATGGAGTTTGTGCAATTCCACCCGACAGGCCTCTATCGCTTAGGCATTTTAGTAACAGAAGGTGCACGCGGAGAAGGCGGTGTCTTGCGCAATGCGGCGGGGGAGCGATTTATGGAACGCTATGCGCCAACGGTCAAAGACCTTGCGCCGCGCGATATGATTTCACGCTCTATGTATCTTGAAGTACGCGAAGGTCGTGGCGTCGGCAAAAACAAAGACTACATCAATCTTGACCTCACGCACCTCACACTCAAGCAAATTGAAACCAAGCTGCCAGAAATCTCAACCTTTGCTAAAATTTATCTCGGCGTCGATCCCTCAAAGACTCCTATTCCAGTACAGCCCACCTGTCACTACGCGATGGGCGGTATCCCAACGAACATTGATGGCAAAGTGGTCTACAACGACAAAAACGATGTAAAAGTCGGATTCTGGGCTGCAGGTGAAGTTGCGTGCGTCTCGGTGCATGGCGCAAATCGCTTAGGCACGAACTCTCTCTTAGACCTGATTGTCTTTGGGCGGCGTGCAGGAAAAGACATGGTCAAGTTTGTGCAGGAAACCAAAGGCAAAATGCCGCTGCAAAAGAATGCAGATAAGAAAGTGCGTGAAAAACTCGATGCAATTCTCTCCCGCACACAAGGCGAAAGCATCGGTAAAGTGCGTGAAGACTTGCAACAAATGATGATGGATAAAGTCGGAGTATTCCGCACAGAAGAATTGCTCGCTGAAGCCTGCCGTGATATCAAGGCACTGCGTAAGCGCGCAAAGAATGTGGTGGTGCAAGACAAAGGTAAGGAATTCAACACCGACCTGCTGGATGCTGTTGAACTCGAGTTTATGATTGAATACTCCGCCACTATTGTTGAAGGCGCTTATCACCGCAAAGAGTCACGTGGCGCACACGCCCGCGAAGATTACCCAAAACGCGACGATGCTAACTGGCTCAAACATACGCTCTGCCTCGTGCATGAGGATGGACAGACCGAACTTTCTTTCAAGCCGGTCAATATGGCACTTGCAGAACGCGACTGGGAATACCGTGATAAATTTGTGCCAAAGGAGCGTAAGTACTAA
- the sdhD gene encoding succinate dehydrogenase, hydrophobic membrane anchor protein — translation MQREAKKSGAFGWFFQRVSGVLLLATLIGHFWVQHMPTDYLADEEEYRQIRATYAEKYPEYKKAVEAGMISDPKFGEHIITYEKVTKRLSNPLWKVFDLLFLIFGLYHGFNGLLNIIDDYAKNKGLRLTLVATCWVLALSLFVIGAQTVLTAGPYNPPSFSLSQVLP, via the coding sequence ATGCAACGAGAAGCAAAGAAAAGCGGTGCGTTCGGTTGGTTCTTCCAGCGTGTCTCAGGTGTGCTCCTGCTTGCCACGCTCATTGGGCACTTCTGGGTGCAGCACATGCCAACCGATTATCTTGCCGATGAAGAAGAATACAGGCAAATTCGTGCAACTTACGCCGAAAAATATCCTGAATACAAAAAAGCGGTTGAAGCTGGCATGATTAGCGACCCGAAATTTGGTGAGCATATTATCACTTACGAAAAAGTAACCAAGCGTCTTTCGAATCCACTTTGGAAGGTCTTTGATTTGCTCTTTCTCATCTTCGGGCTTTATCATGGCTTCAATGGTCTGCTCAACATTATTGATGATTATGCCAAGAACAAAGGCTTGCGCCTGACGCTGGTTGCCACTTGTTGGGTGCTAGCGCTCTCGCTCTTTGTGATTGGTGCACAAACAGTGCTGACGGCAGGACCATACAATCCGCCGAGTTTCAGCCTCAGTCAAGTGCTGCCATAA
- the sdhC gene encoding succinate dehydrogenase, cytochrome b556 subunit: protein MAVETENPKTAAKLPYFAGFQGAVQRILEYKWRPGMWAWILHRISGIGMVVYLVIHIFGLRALYDPAKFDALMSSYRSPLFKLGEFALLAIVTYHSINGFRIVMVDFLGWSPKQKRMFYATLALSALIILLGGYPILAPYFITPLFK, encoded by the coding sequence ATGGCAGTAGAAACTGAAAATCCGAAAACCGCCGCGAAACTTCCCTACTTCGCTGGCTTCCAAGGCGCTGTGCAACGCATACTTGAATACAAATGGCGTCCTGGCATGTGGGCATGGATTTTGCACCGCATTTCAGGAATTGGAATGGTCGTCTATCTTGTCATTCACATTTTTGGATTGCGTGCACTCTACGACCCTGCTAAATTCGATGCCCTGATGAGTTCATATCGAAGCCCGCTCTTCAAACTAGGCGAGTTTGCCTTGCTTGCTATCGTTACTTATCACTCCATCAATGGCTTTCGCATTGTGATGGTGGACTTCTTGGGCTGGTCGCCAAAGCAGAAACGTATGTTTTATGCGACGCTTGCGCTTTCGGCCCTCATTATTCTGCTGGGCGGCTATCCGATTCTCGCCCCGTATTTTATTACGCCACTCTTCAAATAA
- a CDS encoding septal ring lytic transglycosylase RlpA family lipoprotein produces MRVTLRLSFPLLLFALLFSALSCRSVARFTSSAKTPSENSSAARTASSAQPTRSALNNPAQSITESSGSQIVSSEEGMASYYAAQFHGRRTSSGEIFDVNAMTAAHLNLPFGTRVRVTNLSNNKSVIVRINDRLPPNNKSRIIDLSPAAARQIEMIQAGVVKVRVETLSN; encoded by the coding sequence ATGCGCGTGACACTTCGCCTCTCTTTCCCACTTTTGCTCTTTGCGCTTTTGTTCAGCGCTTTGAGTTGCCGCTCGGTTGCGCGTTTTACTTCCTCTGCAAAGACGCCTTCTGAAAATTCATCCGCAGCGCGCACAGCTTCTTCAGCACAACCGACAAGGTCTGCACTCAACAACCCTGCTCAATCCATTACCGAGTCTTCAGGCTCGCAGATTGTCTCGTCCGAAGAAGGCATGGCGTCTTACTACGCCGCACAGTTTCATGGGCGGCGCACCAGCAGCGGTGAAATTTTTGACGTCAATGCCATGACGGCTGCACATCTGAATCTACCTTTTGGCACACGCGTACGCGTAACTAATCTTTCCAACAACAAAAGTGTGATTGTGCGCATCAACGACCGCTTGCCGCCTAACAACAAAAGTCGCATTATTGATCTCTCGCCTGCTGCAGCACGTCAAATTGAAATGATTCAAGCGGGCGTGGTGAAAGTCAGAGTGGAAACACTTTCAAATTAA
- a CDS encoding short-chain dehydrogenase: MKGKFCIVTGANSGIGFESAKALAKMGARVGLLCRTQAKCDDAKAAILHAVPDAELDTFAADLSSQAEIRRVAQEIKQTYPKLDVLLNNAGIVENERKLSVDGIEMTFAVNHLAYFLLTNLLLEHLKAAAPSRIVNVSSAAHFGARMDFDDLQGEKSYSGWRAYSQSKLANILFTIELARRLEGTGVTVNALHPGVIGTKLFRNLGIINTLAGIFLTSPEKGAETSVYLASSPDVEGITGKYFDNKRMVLPSSAAQNLADAKRLWDISAALTHLSD, from the coding sequence ATGAAGGGGAAATTTTGCATTGTCACGGGCGCAAACTCTGGCATCGGGTTCGAGAGCGCAAAAGCCTTAGCCAAAATGGGTGCACGTGTGGGCTTACTTTGTCGAACACAAGCCAAATGCGATGACGCCAAAGCGGCAATTCTTCACGCTGTGCCTGATGCTGAATTGGATACTTTCGCTGCTGACCTTTCTTCGCAAGCAGAAATCCGACGGGTTGCTCAAGAAATTAAACAGACTTATCCTAAACTCGATGTTCTGCTCAACAATGCTGGGATTGTCGAAAACGAGCGCAAGCTCTCTGTTGATGGTATCGAGATGACGTTTGCAGTCAATCACCTTGCGTATTTTCTGCTTACGAATTTGCTTTTGGAGCATCTCAAAGCGGCTGCGCCCTCACGCATTGTCAATGTCTCCTCTGCTGCACATTTTGGTGCCCGCATGGATTTTGACGATCTTCAGGGTGAAAAAAGTTACAGCGGCTGGCGTGCTTATAGCCAATCGAAACTGGCTAACATTCTCTTCACGATTGAGCTTGCTCGTCGACTTGAGGGCACAGGTGTAACGGTCAACGCTCTGCATCCTGGTGTGATTGGCACAAAACTTTTTCGCAACTTGGGTATTATCAATACGCTTGCTGGCATTTTTCTTACAAGTCCTGAAAAAGGCGCAGAAACATCGGTCTATCTTGCCTCATCGCCCGATGTTGAGGGCATTACAGGCAAGTATTTTGACAACAAGCGCATGGTCTTGCCTTCGAGCGCGGCCCAAAATCTTGCTGACGCCAAACGCCTCTGGGATATTAGCGCAGCACTAACTCACCTTTCGGACTGA
- a CDS encoding penicillin acylase family protein, translating into MKLLRLFLWLFASGGAFYALSAFFAPLPPLGNFFNPFSGFWTNNRALDSLPKQLSLPQLEHPVDVVWDERQVPHIFAKTPHDLYFAQGYLTARHRLWQMEFQALAAVGRLSEVIGARAVEFDRFRRRIGMPDLAKIAAKNIVLHPDTRLAVSAYTDGVNAWIESLTAQTLPIEYKLLDYRPEEWSIEKTAALFASFSFDLTFRNSDAAFTKAEVLLSKEKLQAIYPIHPPYAEPIAPCALMRAVQPNAPTFDSLSLPIQSDSARALPHDTLRSTDNNRSSLEDDFFFGSNNWAVSGKYTVSGYPILCSDPHLSLNLPSIWYEVQLVCDSAGINVYGVSAPSLPGVIIGFNHEIAWGLTNAGSDVLDWYDVKFDERTRQTYRYGNETFPIERVVEEIKVRGRPSIIDTIYYTRFGPIPYLSTDSVFDARVPKGKALRWLATESNNELLTFLKLNRAKTYRDYLDALSHYNTPAQNFAFASKSGDIAIWHNGNFPIRKPYQGASILDATDPAALMPSRLARNDLPHLFNPERGFVSSANQQPSDSAYPYYLGWDYAAFERSARINEQLKEWIAKGKLSPEQMMSLQTDNVNLYARLILPTLLSALSSASLSTLEQKCLDELRRWNFEYRPDLIAPTIFEAFATELSHTIWDDDLPNALPRPMRNVTAAQITGSATVSFLDDTRTPVVETLSDLTVAAFRAAIDTLTQRYGDFGENWKWREIRKTTIQHLARLSAFSRMLPTSGNYNTVNATAERFGPSWRMVVQLGDTMKAWGIYPGGQSGNPGSPFYDNFISDWADGRYYPLHFLRSANDVGQGTLSKFVMLPGEGTGNFFMKAWEGLISAWWLWWLIAFIVALLLISRAWLGFVVGAVLVGGVWLGIALSLLGSTSDLIATKIAVLLQLPSPSLLVVATGILGFIIGGLGGATGSALRTLLLLKAPPAKASA; encoded by the coding sequence ATGAAACTGCTTCGTCTTTTTCTTTGGCTGTTTGCTTCGGGTGGCGCATTCTATGCTCTAAGTGCATTCTTTGCACCACTGCCGCCCTTAGGTAATTTTTTCAATCCGTTTTCGGGCTTTTGGACAAATAACCGTGCCTTGGACTCTTTGCCTAAGCAATTATCTCTCCCGCAACTCGAGCACCCTGTTGATGTTGTCTGGGATGAGCGGCAAGTGCCTCACATTTTTGCTAAGACACCCCATGACCTTTACTTTGCACAAGGCTATCTTACTGCGCGTCATCGCCTGTGGCAGATGGAGTTTCAGGCTTTGGCTGCTGTGGGGCGCCTCTCGGAAGTGATTGGTGCACGCGCTGTGGAGTTCGACCGCTTTCGGCGCCGCATTGGCATGCCTGACTTAGCTAAAATTGCTGCCAAGAACATCGTGCTGCATCCTGACACGCGTCTTGCAGTCTCTGCTTACACGGATGGGGTCAATGCGTGGATTGAATCGCTAACGGCACAAACCCTACCTATTGAGTATAAACTCTTGGACTATCGCCCCGAAGAATGGTCGATTGAGAAAACCGCCGCACTTTTTGCAAGTTTTTCTTTTGACCTCACTTTTCGTAACAGTGATGCAGCTTTCACAAAAGCAGAAGTTCTACTCTCCAAAGAAAAACTGCAAGCAATTTACCCGATTCATCCACCGTATGCAGAACCGATTGCCCCATGCGCGCTGATGCGAGCCGTTCAGCCTAACGCCCCTACCTTCGACTCGCTTTCACTTCCAATCCAATCCGACAGCGCACGCGCCTTGCCCCATGACACACTTCGCTCCACCGACAACAATCGCTCCTCCCTGGAAGACGATTTTTTCTTTGGTAGCAACAACTGGGCGGTATCAGGCAAGTATACGGTAAGCGGCTATCCCATACTCTGCAGCGACCCACACCTGAGTTTGAATCTACCCTCAATTTGGTATGAAGTCCAGCTTGTCTGCGACAGCGCGGGCATCAATGTCTATGGGGTCTCGGCACCATCACTGCCTGGCGTTATCATTGGCTTTAATCATGAGATTGCTTGGGGATTGACTAACGCAGGCTCTGATGTGCTCGATTGGTATGATGTCAAGTTCGATGAACGCACGCGCCAGACTTATCGCTATGGCAACGAGACCTTCCCGATTGAGCGCGTCGTTGAAGAAATTAAAGTGCGTGGACGCCCCAGCATCATTGACACCATTTATTACACACGCTTTGGACCCATTCCATACCTTTCTACGGACAGCGTCTTTGACGCGCGTGTGCCCAAAGGTAAAGCCCTGCGCTGGCTTGCCACAGAATCCAACAACGAGCTTTTGACTTTCCTTAAACTTAATCGTGCTAAGACTTACCGTGATTACCTTGACGCACTTTCGCATTACAACACACCCGCACAAAACTTTGCTTTTGCAAGCAAGTCGGGCGACATTGCCATCTGGCACAATGGGAATTTCCCGATTCGCAAGCCGTATCAAGGTGCAAGCATTTTAGATGCCACCGACCCTGCAGCACTGATGCCATCACGCCTTGCACGCAACGACCTGCCGCACCTTTTCAATCCAGAGCGAGGCTTTGTCAGTTCAGCTAACCAACAGCCCAGCGACTCTGCATATCCTTACTACTTAGGATGGGACTACGCTGCCTTTGAGCGCAGTGCCCGCATCAATGAGCAGTTAAAGGAATGGATTGCAAAAGGCAAGCTCTCACCAGAACAAATGATGTCGCTGCAAACTGACAATGTCAATCTCTATGCGCGTCTTATCTTGCCTACACTTCTCAGCGCTTTATCTTCTGCTTCACTTTCTACGCTGGAACAAAAGTGCCTCGATGAACTGCGCCGCTGGAATTTTGAGTATCGCCCTGACCTTATTGCACCTACGATTTTTGAAGCCTTTGCTACTGAACTTAGTCATACCATTTGGGATGATGATTTACCCAATGCTCTCCCGCGCCCGATGCGCAATGTTACGGCTGCACAAATTACAGGCAGTGCCACTGTTTCTTTTCTTGACGATACCCGCACGCCTGTGGTAGAGACGCTCTCAGACCTTACCGTTGCTGCCTTTCGTGCGGCTATTGATACACTCACGCAACGCTATGGCGACTTCGGCGAAAACTGGAAATGGCGGGAGATACGCAAAACGACAATTCAGCACCTTGCACGCCTAAGTGCCTTTTCACGCATGCTGCCTACATCCGGCAATTACAATACCGTCAATGCCACCGCCGAGCGCTTTGGTCCTTCGTGGCGCATGGTGGTACAACTTGGCGATACCATGAAAGCGTGGGGCATTTATCCGGGCGGACAATCTGGTAATCCGGGCTCACCGTTCTACGATAATTTTATCTCTGACTGGGCAGATGGGCGATATTATCCACTGCACTTTTTGCGCTCTGCAAACGATGTAGGTCAAGGCACATTGAGCAAATTTGTCATGTTGCCCGGTGAAGGTACTGGCAATTTTTTCATGAAGGCTTGGGAAGGATTGATTTCAGCTTGGTGGCTTTGGTGGCTCATTGCGTTTATTGTCGCTCTGCTTTTGATATCACGGGCATGGCTTGGCTTCGTCGTTGGTGCGGTGCTCGTTGGTGGTGTTTGGCTCGGCATTGCACTGTCTTTACTTGGCAGTACCAGCGATTTGATTGCAACTAAAATTGCAGTGCTGCTGCAGTTGCCCAGCCCAAGTTTGCTTGTGGTCGCTACAGGTATCCTTGGCTTTATTATCGGCGGGCTTGGTGGCGCTACAGGCAGTGCACTTCGCACCTTGCTTTTGCTGAAAGCACCACCTGCTAAGGCATCTGCATAG